A single region of the Hoeflea prorocentri genome encodes:
- the gatC gene encoding Asp-tRNA(Asn)/Glu-tRNA(Gln) amidotransferase subunit GatC — MSVDLATVKRVARLARIAVTDDEAVKMEGELNTILGFVEQLNEVDVEGVEPMTSVMPMPMKKREDVVNDGGKADDIVANAPQTDENFFLVPKVVE, encoded by the coding sequence ATGTCTGTCGATCTTGCAACGGTCAAACGTGTTGCCCGTCTCGCCCGCATTGCCGTCACCGATGATGAAGCGGTCAAGATGGAAGGTGAACTCAACACGATTTTGGGCTTTGTCGAACAGCTTAATGAAGTCGATGTCGAGGGCGTGGAGCCGATGACGTCGGTTATGCCCATGCCCATGAAAAAACGCGAGGACGTCGTCAATGATGGCGGCAAGGCCGACGATATCGTCGCCAATGCCCCGCAAACCGACGAGAACTTTTTCCTTGTTCCCAAGGTTGTCGAATAG
- the gatA gene encoding Asp-tRNA(Asn)/Glu-tRNA(Gln) amidotransferase subunit GatA, whose product MSELTRLTIAQAREKLKAGEIKSTELTGAYLSAIEQANPSINAYVAVTAQKALEQAAKSDDALAKGEGGSLEGIPLGIKDLFGTEGVHTQACSHVLDGFKPRYESTVTANLWADGAVMLGKLNMDEFAMGSSNETSYYGPVTNPWRGNDNNKALVPGGSSGGSAAAVAAHLCAAATATDTGGSIRQPAAFTGTVGIKPTYGRCSRWGVVAFASSLDQAGPIARDVRDAAIMLKSMASTDPRDTTSVDLPVPDYEAAIGQSIKGMRIGIPDEYRMEGMPQEIETLWQKGIAWMKDAGAEIVPISLPHTKYALPAYYIVAPAEASSNLARYDGVRYGLRKPGDDIVDMYENTRAAGFGPEVKRRVMIGTYVLSAGYYDAYYLRAQKVRTLIKRDFETVFDQGVDAILTPATPSAAFGIADQDMAADPVKMYLNDIFTVTVNMAGLPGISVPAGLDDNGLPLGLQLIGKPFEEETLFRLSHVIEQAAGHFEADKWW is encoded by the coding sequence ATGAGCGAACTGACACGCCTGACCATCGCGCAAGCGCGTGAAAAACTAAAGGCTGGCGAAATCAAGTCGACCGAACTGACCGGCGCCTATCTGTCGGCGATCGAGCAGGCAAATCCATCAATCAATGCCTATGTCGCCGTCACGGCGCAGAAGGCTCTGGAACAGGCGGCGAAGTCGGATGATGCGCTGGCCAAGGGTGAGGGCGGTTCGCTTGAGGGAATCCCGCTCGGCATCAAGGACCTTTTCGGCACGGAAGGCGTGCATACGCAGGCATGCAGTCATGTTCTGGACGGTTTCAAACCGCGTTATGAATCCACCGTCACCGCAAATCTTTGGGCCGATGGCGCGGTGATGCTTGGAAAACTGAATATGGACGAGTTCGCCATGGGCTCGTCAAACGAGACCTCCTATTACGGCCCGGTCACGAATCCGTGGCGTGGCAATGATAACAACAAGGCCCTGGTGCCGGGCGGCTCATCAGGCGGATCGGCTGCGGCCGTTGCCGCGCATCTTTGTGCGGCGGCAACTGCGACCGATACCGGCGGTTCTATCCGCCAGCCGGCAGCCTTTACCGGTACGGTCGGTATCAAGCCGACCTATGGGCGCTGTTCCCGCTGGGGCGTTGTTGCTTTTGCCTCCTCGCTCGATCAGGCCGGGCCGATTGCCCGCGATGTCCGCGATGCGGCGATCATGCTGAAATCGATGGCCTCCACAGATCCGCGCGACACGACGTCGGTGGATTTGCCGGTTCCCGATTATGAGGCCGCAATCGGCCAGTCTATCAAGGGTATGCGGATCGGCATTCCCGATGAATACCGTATGGAAGGCATGCCGCAGGAAATCGAGACCTTGTGGCAGAAGGGCATTGCCTGGATGAAGGACGCCGGCGCGGAGATCGTGCCGATCTCGCTGCCGCATACCAAATACGCGCTGCCTGCCTATTACATCGTTGCTCCGGCTGAAGCCTCGTCAAACCTCGCGCGGTATGACGGCGTGCGTTACGGCTTGCGCAAGCCGGGCGACGACATCGTCGACATGTATGAAAATACACGTGCTGCCGGTTTCGGACCCGAAGTCAAACGCCGCGTCATGATCGGCACCTATGTGCTGTCGGCGGGTTACTATGATGCCTATTATCTCAGAGCCCAGAAGGTCCGCACGCTGATCAAACGCGATTTCGAAACCGTGTTCGATCAGGGTGTCGATGCGATCCTGACGCCGGCAACACCGTCGGCGGCCTTTGGCATTGCCGATCAGGATATGGCAGCCGATCCGGTCAAGATGTACCTGAACGACATCTTCACGGTGACGGTGAACATGGCGGGATTGCCGGGGATCTCGGTTCCGGCCGGACTGGACGATAACGGCTTGCCGCTTGGTTTGCAGTTGATCGGCAAACCGTTTGAAGAAGAAACGCTGTTTCGCCTTTCCCATGTCATCGAGCAGGCCGCAGGTCATTTTGAAGCCGACAAATGGTGGTAG